One segment of Penaeus vannamei isolate JL-2024 chromosome 3, ASM4276789v1, whole genome shotgun sequence DNA contains the following:
- the LOC138859706 gene encoding uncharacterized protein, protein MSATHRTLPICSLASLPECFFQVEQEFLLRNITTQTTKFRLLVTSLPPELLLTVSDLLNDHRCATYDELKEAILRRAAPNPLTALSSFLSSNAADNRTPTEILHHFQRLLTRTGTTLPPDVMRSLFLKRLPADIQQILLVSDAPLEQLALQADAMLVARAPTSAVTLGALAAHVTTLSEAVQKIPTQERSHSRPCFRTPSPPRFERDIRRSASPNCQPRFHVPSPPHKEWRKPRKLGAPVFRGPRRRLLYAQYAASSLRFLVDTGAEVSLLPASHRDKRFPSSRTLEAANTSPINTYGERSRTLSLEGEPAQ, encoded by the coding sequence atgtcagcaacacacAGGACGCTACCAATCTGCTCTCTGGCCAGCCTGCCGGAATGTTTTTTtcaagtggagcaggaattcctcctcaggaataTAACCACACAGACCACTAAATTCCGCCTGCTGGTCACTAGCCTCCCGCCAGAACTTCTCCTGACCGTCAGCGACCTCCTGAATGATCATCGATGCGCCACTTACGATGAGCTTAAGGAGGCCATTCTTAGGCGAGCAGCACCTAACCCACTGACCGCGTTAAGCTCCTTTCTGTCGTCTAACGCCGCGGACAACCGTACCCCCacagaaatccttcaccacttccagcgcctcctcacccgcaCCGGCACTACGCTCCCACCTGACGTCAtgcgctccctcttcctcaagcggctgcccgctgatatccagcaaatcctgctggtgtcagacGCCCCCTTGGAGCAACTTGCCCTGCAAGCCGATGCGATGCTCGTAGCTAGGGCACCCACATCCGCCGTGACGTTGGGAGCCCTCGCAGCCCATGTCACCACACTATCCGAGGCTGTGCAGAAGATACCCACACAGGAACGTTCTCACTCCCGGCCTTGCTTTCGCACCCCTTCGCCACCACGCTTTGAACGGGACATCAGGCGCTCTGCATCGCCCAACTGCCAGCCTCGCTTCCACGTTCCTTCACCGCCGCACAAAGAGTGGAGGAAACCGCGGAAACTGGGCGCGCCTGTCTTTCGCGGACCTCGAAGGCGTTTATTGTACGCCCAATATGCCGCCTCCTCCCTACGTTTCCTCGTCGACACAGGGGCCGAGGTCagcctcctcccggcctcccacagggataaacgcttcccctcctcccgcactctGGAAGCTGCCAACACATCGCCCATCAACACCTACGGCGAGCGTTCGAGGACCCTCTCGCTGGAAGGCGAGCCCGCCCAATGA
- the LOC113807266 gene encoding U-scoloptoxin(16)-Er3a, translating into MASLLRVLFFLAVVGVSFAALFRGKAEVHKDFPGKCYVASLGTGFNPGSSWPMSEKCAKRTCYEEDGELYFEEASCGVAIPSANCRVVEETTLPHPYCCPRLDCN; encoded by the exons ATGGCGTCTCTTTTGAGGGTCTTGTTCTTCCTTGCTGTTGTCGGAGTGTCTTTCGCTGCGCTTTTCAGAGGGAAAGCAGAGGTTCACAAAG ACTTCCCTGGTAAGTGCTATGTCGCAAGCCTAGGAACCGGCTTTAACCCGGGTTCCTCGTGGCCCATGAGTGAGAAGTGCGCGAAGAGGACCTGTTATGAAGAAGACGGAGAACTTTATTTCGAGGAAGCAag CTGCGGCGTGGCGATCCCGTCCGCAAACTGCAGAGTTGTGGAAGAAACAACGCTGCCGCACCCCTACTGCTGCCCCAGGCTGGACTGTAACTAA